Proteins from a single region of Schistocerca gregaria isolate iqSchGreg1 chromosome 3, iqSchGreg1.2, whole genome shotgun sequence:
- the LOC126354356 gene encoding receptor-interacting serine/threonine-protein kinase 4-like, with the protein MLRRWWRRLVSRKRGMKLSPVLELDSVAPSRLDQNSNTAVVLKNDTDIATAVNVAHFEDNTDTAAGLDDGIDAVPVLEDGTDTAPLRENATEIQDLETCTSGGHILEDGANVAYRLEASSNAVPVPENNLSTAPVLPEDLSTVATRATDEREGDNMLEQSFQSERRSSSGSVILRDSGFETWSETGEYSGGFWRERYEHRHKTLANDAIDRGCPDQLIKALRALGSTNRDLPLESAPPLHFAAAAAHLRALDYLISLNCDVNACDDQQNTALHVAASKGSEEVVRKLVSAGASVAAANADGTSVAHWAVRFDNADLLPVLKDLGASVNTADVAGNTPLHVAAQTLAYRSLTRLLYLGADVSVPNRSGNTPLHVAAANDFSNAVLALVVSNADTRSRNSQGKTPLHEAVFCGSIESLEVMLTAQMDKECCDNLQQTPLLTACRRRQVPAVRLLLNYGANVRHVDSSLNTALHLAAQAGDGNITQTLISYGAEVNAANAEGLTPLHYAAFGNKEDALFPLLLTPGLNVDAVDQKGNTALHLAAYTGSETAVSYLALSSATLLPNNKGKTPVDMARERGHRRVAAWLRHNALSHAI; encoded by the coding sequence GTCACGGAAGCGTGGGATGAAACTTTCGCCTGTCCTGGAATTGGACTCGGTAGCTCCATCTCGACTGGACCAAAACTCCAACACTGCAGTCGTTCTGAAGAACGACACTGACATTGCGACCGCTGTGAACGTTGCTCATTTCGAAGATAATACCGACACTGCGGCAGGGCTGGATGATGGTATTGATGCTGTGCCAGTGCTGGAAGATGGTACAGATACTGCGCCTTTACGGGAAAATGCCACTGAAATACAAGACTTGGAAACGTGTACCAGCGGTGGTCATATTCTCGAAGATGGGGCCAATGTTGCCTACCGATTGGAAGCGAGTTCTAACGCTGTGCCGGTTCCGGAAAATAATCTAAGTACAGCACCTGTTCTCCCGGAAGATTTAAGTACTGTGGCTACAAGGGCGACAGACGAACGTGAGGGTGATAACATGTTGGAGCAGTCATTTCAGAGTGAGCGAAGAAGTTCAAGTGGCAGTGTTATTCTTAGAGACTCAGGTTTTGAAACATGGTCCGAGACGGGAGAATACAGTGGAGGCTTTTGGAGAGAGAGATACGAACATAGGCACAAAACACTAGCCAACGACGCTATTGACAGAGGATGTCCAGATCAACTGATTAAAGCTCTGCGCGCTTTGGGGTCAACCAACCGCGATCTGCCTCTGGAATCGGCACCGCCACTTCACTTCGCAGCTGCTGCAGCACATTTGAGAGCGCTCGACTACTTAATCAGCCTGAACTGCGACGTGAACGCGTGTGACGACCAGCAGAACACTGCCCTTCACGTTGCAGCCAGCAAAGGATCTGAGGAAGTAGTGAGGAAGCTGGTCAGCGCAGGTGCTTCTGTAGCGGCGGCGAATGCAGACGGGACATCGGTGGCGCACTGGGCTGTCCGCTTCGATAACGCTGATCTACTTCCAGTGCTGAAGGATCTGGGTGCCAGCGTCAACACTGCAGACGTCGCTGGCAACACGCCGCTCCACGTGGCAGCCCAGACGCTGGCGTACAGGTCTCTGACCAGGCTGCTGTACTTGGGCGCCGACGTGTCCGTCCCCAACCGCAGCGGCAACACTCCGCTGCATGTGGCCGCCGCGaatgacttctcaaatgctgtccTCGCGTTGGTGGTGTCAAATGCGGACACGAGATCCCGCAACAGTCAGGGGAAGACACCTTTACACGAGGCGGTTTTCTGCGGCAGTATCGAATCGCTGGAAGTAATGCTGACAGCCCAGATGGACAAGGAGTGTTGCGATAATCTGCAGCAGACGCCCCTGCTTACGGCTTGCCGTAGACGCCAAGTTCCGGCCGTGAGGCTTCTGTTAAACTACGGCGCAAACGTGCGTCACGTGGACAGTTCACTGAACACTGCCTTGCACCTGGCAGCTCAAGCGGGCGACGGGAACATCACGCAGACCTTGATAAGTTACGGTGCTGAAGTCAATGCCGCCAATGCTGAGGGGCTAACGCCATTGCACTATGCAGCGTTTGGTAATAAAGAAGACGCGCTGTTTCCTCTTCTCCTAACACCAGGTCTGAACGTGGACGCTGTGGACCAGAAAGGCAACACTGCCCTTCACCTGGCGGCGTACACGGGATCGGAGACGGCTGTGAGTTACCTTGCGCTATCTAGCGCCACGCTGTTACCAAACAACAAAGGGAAAACACCAGTGGACATGGCAAGAGAGCGGGGGCATAGGCGGGTAGCAGCCTGGCTTAGGCACAACGCTCTCTCCCACGCTATCTGA